In Humulus lupulus chromosome 7, drHumLupu1.1, whole genome shotgun sequence, the following are encoded in one genomic region:
- the LOC133789311 gene encoding trans-resveratrol di-O-methyltransferase-like — MAALFHGEGSSSSELSQGQAHLYKHMLSCMSSMSLKCAVQLGIPDIINNNGQGQGQPITLPELVSALQLPPSKTGFVHRLMRLLVHSGFFTSKKVICQNEEEEEEEEEAYGLTPSSRLLLTKGNNEVPSLSPYVLAVLDPAFVNPSHFLGSWFQQKDAAASTTTPFQLAHEGTSLYEYWGKNTEFGAIFDEGMASDAGLLKVVIKDFKPVFEGLTSLVDVGGGNGAFCKILIEAFPHLKCSVLELSHVVADLPNTENLKFIEGDMFQAIPQADAILLKSLLRGCSDEESLTILKKCREAIPSNGGKVVIIEIVIDNTKDEHELLEAKLFFDLLIMVILPGKERSQKEWEKLILKAGFTRYKITPLFGLKSLIEVFP, encoded by the exons ATGGCTGCTCTCTTTCATGGGGAAGGAAGTAGTAGCAGTGAGTTATCCCAAGGTCAAGCCCATTTGTACAAGCATATGCTTAGCTGCATGAGTTCTATGTCTCTGAAATGTGCAGTTCAGCTAGGCATACCAGACATAATCAACAACAATGGCCAAGGCCAAGGCCAACCCATTACTCTTCCTGAGTTGGTCTCTGCCCTTCAACTTCCTCCATCCAAAACTGGCTTCGTCCACCGTCTGATGCGCCTATTAGTACACTCTGGCTTCTTCACATCAAAAAAAGTTATTTgccaaaatgaagaagaagaagaagaagaagaagaagcataTGGTCTCACACCTTCATCTCGATTGCTTCTGACTAAAGGCAATAATGAGGTCCCAAGCTTGTCCCCCTATGTTCTCGCAGTGCTTGATCCAGCTTTTGTAAATCCCTCCCATTTTCTTGGAAGTTGGTTCCAGCAGAAAGATGCAGCTGCAAGTACAACAACGCCATTTCAATTAGCTCATGAGGGGACGAGCTTGTATGAGTATTGGGGCAAGAATACTGAATTCGGTGCGATTTTCGATGAAGGAATGGCCAGTGATGCAGGATTGTTGAAGGTTGTTATCAAGGATTTCAAGCCTGTTTTTGAGGGACTAACTTCATTGGTCGATGTAGGCGGCGGTAATGGAGCATTCTGCAAGATTCTCATTGAAGCATTTCCTCACCTGAAATGCTCAGTGCTTGAGCTATCACATGTGGTTGCTGATTTGCCTAATACTGAAAACTTGAAGTTTATTGAGGGTGACATGTTTCAAGCAATCCCTCAAGCTGATGCAATTCTACTCAAG tctCTTCTACGTGGTTGTAGTGATGAGGAAAGCCTGACGATTTTGAAGAAATGTAGAGAAGCTATTCCAAGCAATGGAGGAAAGGTTGTGATTATAGAAATTGTAATAGACAACACAAAAGATGAACATGAACTATTGGAAGCAAAGCTCTTTTTTGATTTATTAATAATGGTCATTCTCCCTGGGAAAGAGAGAAGCCAAAAAGAATGGGAAAAACTCATCTTGAAAGCTGGTTTCACTCGCTATAAAATTACACCCCTGTTTGGTTTAAAGTCACTAATTGAGGTTTTTCCTTAA